The genomic region CCATGGGTATGAGGGGGAGCTCGATGTTCTCAAAGACGGTCAGCCTACCGACTAAGTTGAATACCTGAAAGACGAAGCCGAGCTTAACGCGCCTTAAGTAAGCTAGCTCCCAGTCGCTTAGCAACGAGGTGTCTCTGCCCTCGAAGAAGACCCTCCCGCTAGACGGCCTGTCGAGGAGGCCTAGCATATTGAGGAGCGTCGTCTTACCGGAGCCGGAGGGGCCCATTATGGCTATCAAGTCGCCCCTAAAGACCTTGAAGTTGACGTTCCTAAGGGCCACCGTCGAAGACTCTCCGACCTTGTACTCCTTGCTAACGTTTACTAGCTCCACTACGGGGCCTCCGTCAGCGACCTTGCCCAGCGAGGGCTGGGGGGTCAAACACAGCCCCTCCAAGGCTTATCTAGAACGCGCTAACTATTTACGCTAACGCGCCTCACTAAGTAAGGGGCTCGAGGGCAGCCGCCCTCCCGAAGTTGCGTCCTTTATCTCTACGGAGCCTCTTCCCACGCCCCTGAAGTCCCCGCAGGGCTCGCCACGGGCCACCTTTAGATGCCCTCGGGGCCTCAAAGCCCGCTAAAGAGGGGGCGGTCGTTGACCATTCAATCTCGCCCGGCAGCTGCTCAGCCCTCAGTTCTAGAGGGCCATGTGGTCAGGGCGCGGCGCGTGAAGGGTAAATGTGGTTCTGCGCTTAAATCTCGTAGCGCTGACTGGAGGCTTTGTAAGTAGGGTGCTGCGCGATGGACTTGCTCTTAAACCTTGGGTACGCCCTCCTAGGCCCTGACTTAGAAGTGGTCGAGGGAGTTCACGTAGAGGTCACGGACGGCGTCATCTCCCACATAGGGAGGGGCTATGTAAGCGAGGCAGCGGATCTAAGGCACGGCGTAGCGATGCCGGCGCTCGTAAACGCGCACCTACACGTACTGGACTACGCGTTCCTCGAGTACGGGGCTGGGCTTAGGCTAGAGGAAGTAGTTAGCGAGCCGCATGGGTTGAAGCATAGGCTCCTCTCTTCGCTAAGCGGCGAGGACGTAGCCTACGCCTGTAGGAGGGTCTTCTCCAAGCTCCTAAGCTCCGGCGTAACAGTAGCCCTAGTCTTCCTAGAGCTGCCGCTAACCATCCAAGCTGTGA from Candidatus Nezhaarchaeota archaeon harbors:
- a CDS encoding ABC transporter ATP-binding protein; translation: MTPQPSLGKVADGGPVVELVNVSKEYKVGESSTVALRNVNFKVFRGDLIAIMGPSGSGKTTLLNMLGLLDRPSSGRVFFEGRDTSLLSDWELAYLRRVKLGFVFQVFNLVGRLTVFENIELPLIPMGIPRSVRAGMVKEALLKVGGELEWLRKKPTQLSGGQQQRVAIARAIVGNPLVLLADEPTGNLDRGSAKIVVETFLRINSEGRSVVVVTHDPEVANCMEKIYIIRDGAIVGEHKADPSEALINKLA